In one window of Salvia miltiorrhiza cultivar Shanhuang (shh) unplaced genomic scaffold, IMPLAD_Smil_shh original_scaffold_259, whole genome shotgun sequence DNA:
- the LOC131003685 gene encoding mini zinc finger protein 2-like: MKKRQVVFKRGGDQGHHQSSNSANSSYAVRAVRYGECQKNHAANVGGYAVDGCREFMPCGEEGTAGALTCAACGCHRNFHRREVEGEMAACDCASSPTSSSNT, from the coding sequence atgaagaagaggCAAGTAGTGTTCAAGAGAGGTGGCGATCAGGGGCACCACCAGTCGAGCAACTCGGCGAATTCGTCGTACGCCGTGAGAGCCGTGAGGTACGGCGAGTGCCAGAAGAACCACGCGGCGAACGTGGGCGGGTACGCCGTGGACGGGTGCAGGGAGTTCATGCCGTGTGGGGAGGAAGGGACGGCGGGGGCCCTCACTTGCGCCGCCTGCGGCTGCCACCGGAACTTCCACCGCAGGGAGGTCGAGGGGGAGATGGCCGCCTGCGACTGCGCCTCCTCCCCGACCTCCTCCAGCAACACGTAG